A stretch of the Deinococcus carri genome encodes the following:
- a CDS encoding DUF11 domain-containing protein — translation MNRFLTRLPHRLGLTGLLALGGLAAAQGQTPAGTEITNQATAVFDPAIPGGPDSAVSNVVRTTVQAVCAVSVTPDGTPEQPGQTASLPYGGRTVFAYSLVNAGNQTATFPVAARTEAGSAFTPTTRLYLDANGNGAVDPGEQVVENVTLAPEKGANLLLAVEAASGQGTAYVNLVASCAGGEQADSNNVSRVTVGAPPQLAVQKAFAPALLRPGSETTVTVTTRNDGQGEGQDVVLTDLLDTQIAQGLTFVRGSAQTTAGTLEYTADGVTWQGTEPAGVRGVRVRAASLPAGAALTLTFRMLATPAAENHVIPNTATVLAGGLAAQGSAQVDVRYQPAVAIGPAGVPEAPENTAADTQSKAFAVMGQQVCFDHTLKNTGDVRDDFRVTVTYPQGQARAVLTGENGQALAEPLPLDPGQTALVRICYDATQSGPLEALVTAAGTRGTRNTTLDRVQGVEAGLPELVKTVSPGPTVTLARGEPVTYTLSVRNPYTRPLTGVVVSDPLPAHVDFVPGGNVISDGGTVTGEAGRQVATWNVGTLAPGETRTFRVTVIVSDRAVDGETLNNVFQMVSSELPAPTPSNEVKSPVWNAQLRVLKTVSAAQVTPGDRLTYTLTIRNGSATTDIVDAVVTDTPAAGLVYLPGTSTLNGEPLADPTVTNGVLHWNLGKLPPSQDMVITYGVRVGAGTQGELLNSVQVVGTGAGGAVRTIASNKSTAAVKLRLLNFAPLNDIVGTVYVDRNRDGRFDAGLDTPLERARVILAGGRLALTDAAGRYHFANVPLGTQALRLDPGSVPYLPLDLPQDGGLPGTRTVQVGGLTGVDFPLAPLAGEVGTLRRTTLSAGPLSIEKTVVLTAGGYAVTLRLNTPTALEGFTLNDPLPSGAALKEGRNTWNGTLPAGETVLTYRFTFTGSPSTAVTDPTAGWRY, via the coding sequence GTGAATCGCTTTCTCACGCGGCTTCCTCATCGGCTGGGTCTGACCGGGCTGCTGGCCCTGGGCGGGCTGGCGGCGGCGCAGGGCCAGACACCCGCCGGGACCGAGATCACCAACCAGGCGACGGCGGTCTTTGATCCGGCCATCCCCGGCGGTCCTGACAGTGCCGTCTCCAACGTGGTCCGGACCACCGTACAGGCCGTGTGCGCCGTGAGCGTCACGCCCGACGGCACACCGGAGCAGCCCGGACAGACGGCCTCCCTGCCCTACGGCGGCCGCACGGTCTTCGCCTACAGCCTGGTCAACGCGGGCAACCAGACCGCGACCTTTCCGGTGGCGGCCCGCACCGAGGCGGGAAGCGCCTTTACGCCCACCACCCGCCTCTATCTGGACGCGAACGGCAACGGTGCCGTGGACCCCGGCGAGCAGGTCGTGGAGAACGTCACGCTGGCCCCCGAGAAGGGCGCGAACCTGCTGCTGGCCGTGGAGGCGGCGAGCGGGCAGGGCACGGCCTACGTGAATCTGGTCGCCAGTTGCGCGGGTGGCGAGCAGGCCGACAGCAACAACGTCAGCCGCGTGACGGTGGGCGCGCCCCCACAACTGGCCGTGCAGAAGGCCTTCGCGCCCGCCCTGCTGCGCCCCGGCAGCGAGACGACCGTGACCGTGACCACCCGTAACGACGGCCAGGGCGAGGGCCAGGACGTGGTGCTGACCGACCTGCTGGACACGCAGATCGCGCAGGGGCTGACGTTCGTGCGGGGCAGCGCCCAGACCACGGCCGGCACCCTGGAATACACCGCCGACGGCGTGACCTGGCAGGGGACCGAACCCGCCGGGGTGCGCGGCGTGCGCGTCCGCGCGGCCAGCCTGCCCGCGGGCGCGGCCCTGACCCTCACCTTCCGGATGCTGGCGACCCCGGCGGCGGAAAACCACGTGATTCCCAACACCGCAACTGTCCTGGCCGGTGGCCTGGCCGCGCAGGGCAGCGCCCAGGTGGACGTGCGCTACCAGCCCGCCGTCGCCATCGGCCCGGCCGGCGTGCCCGAAGCGCCCGAGAACACGGCCGCCGACACCCAGAGCAAGGCCTTTGCCGTCATGGGCCAGCAGGTGTGCTTCGACCACACCCTCAAGAACACCGGGGATGTCCGCGACGACTTCCGGGTGACGGTCACGTACCCGCAGGGCCAGGCCCGCGCGGTTCTGACGGGCGAGAACGGGCAGGCGCTGGCTGAGCCGCTGCCGCTCGACCCCGGCCAGACGGCGCTCGTCCGCATCTGCTACGACGCCACGCAGAGCGGCCCGCTGGAGGCGCTGGTCACCGCTGCCGGCACCCGCGGCACCCGCAACACCACCCTGGACCGGGTGCAGGGCGTCGAGGCGGGTCTGCCCGAGCTGGTCAAGACCGTCAGCCCTGGCCCCACCGTCACGCTGGCGCGGGGCGAGCCGGTGACCTACACGCTCAGCGTGCGCAACCCCTACACGCGGCCCCTGACCGGCGTGGTGGTCAGCGACCCCCTGCCCGCCCACGTGGACTTCGTGCCGGGGGGCAACGTCATCTCGGACGGCGGCACCGTGACGGGCGAGGCGGGGAGGCAGGTGGCGACCTGGAACGTCGGCACCCTGGCTCCCGGCGAGACGCGCACCTTCCGCGTGACCGTCATCGTCAGCGACCGGGCGGTGGACGGCGAGACGCTGAACAACGTCTTTCAGATGGTTTCCAGCGAACTGCCCGCGCCGACGCCCAGCAACGAGGTGAAAAGCCCGGTCTGGAACGCCCAGCTCCGCGTCCTCAAGACCGTGAGCGCCGCGCAGGTGACGCCCGGCGACCGCCTCACCTACACCCTGACCATCCGCAACGGGTCGGCCACCACCGACATCGTGGACGCGGTGGTCACCGACACGCCCGCCGCCGGGCTGGTGTACCTCCCCGGCACCAGCACCCTGAACGGCGAGCCGCTGGCCGACCCCACGGTCACGAACGGCGTGCTGCACTGGAACCTCGGCAAGCTTCCCCCCAGCCAGGACATGGTGATCACCTACGGGGTGCGCGTGGGGGCCGGCACGCAGGGCGAGCTGCTGAACAGCGTGCAGGTGGTGGGCACGGGGGCGGGCGGCGCGGTGCGGACCATCGCCAGCAACAAATCGACCGCTGCCGTCAAGCTGCGGCTGCTGAACTTTGCCCCGCTGAACGACATCGTGGGAACGGTCTACGTGGACCGCAACCGCGACGGCCGCTTCGATGCCGGACTGGACACGCCGCTGGAACGTGCCCGCGTCATCCTGGCCGGGGGCCGCCTGGCCCTGACCGACGCGGCGGGGCGCTACCACTTCGCCAATGTGCCGCTGGGCACCCAGGCCCTGCGCCTCGACCCCGGCTCGGTCCCGTACCTGCCGCTGGACCTGCCGCAGGACGGCGGTCTGCCGGGAACCCGGACCGTGCAGGTGGGCGGCCTGACGGGCGTGGACTTCCCGCTCGCGCCGCTGGCAGGCGAGGTGGGCACGCTGCGCCGGACCACGCTGAGCGCCGGTCCCCTCAGCATCGAGAAAACGGTGGTCCTCACGGCCGGGGGCTACGCGGTGACGCTGCGCCTGAACACCCCCACGGCGCTGGAGGGCTTTACCCTGAACGACCCCCTGCCGTCCGGCGCGGCGCTGAAAGAAGGCCGCAATACCTGGAACGGTACGCTGCCCGCCGGTGAAACGGTCCTGACCTACCGCTTCACGTTCACGGGCAGCCCGAGCACCGCCGTGACCGACCCGACCGCCGGGTGGAGGTACTGA